The following proteins are encoded in a genomic region of Coffea eugenioides isolate CCC68of chromosome 6, Ceug_1.0, whole genome shotgun sequence:
- the LOC113773530 gene encoding LOB domain-containing protein 24-like yields MFTGACAACKHQKKRCPPDCPLAPYFRKKDDFVRVHRLFGLNNVVKMLERVGDHERPKMAETIIMEAKIRRDNPVHGSLAVKAQLEAEIDACRKELDFVQKQLNFLKKATEINKEKEQLEAKLDKCPLGIQYKENAGEGSSSKSCA; encoded by the coding sequence ATGTTTACCGGAGCCTGTGCAGCATGTAAGCACCAGAAGAAGAGATGTCCCCCAGATTGTCCCTTAGCTCCATATTTTCGTAAGAAGGACGATTTTGTGCGGGTTCATCGCCTCTTTGGACTGAACAATGTGGTTAAAATGTTGGAGAGAGTCGGTGATCATGAAAGGCCAAAAATGGCTGAGACAATTATAATGGAGGCCAAGATCAGGAGGGACAATCCAGTTCATGGGAGCCTGGCGGTGAAAGCTCAACTCGAGGCTGAAATTGATGCCTGCCGAAAAGAGCTGGACTTTGTGCAAAAACAGCTCAACTTTTTGAAGAAAGCAACAGAAATCAATAAGGAAAAAGAGCAGCTTGAGGCGAAATTGGATAAGTGTCCATTGGGAATTCAATATAAGGAAAATGCTGGTGAAGGATCATCGTCCAAGTCCTGTGCCTAA
- the LOC113774702 gene encoding translation machinery-associated protein 22, with the protein MAEKPQPLHVVYCGVCGLPPEYCEFGPDFEKCKPWLIQNAPDLYPDLLKEAEAKAKEADKISGQLQSTSISDGSSASKPEEVKRLPGGKVKKKEKQEIIIEKVTRNKRKCITTVKGLELFGVKLSDASKKLGKKFATGASVVKGPTEKEQIDVQGDIAYDIVDFITETWPDVPEAAIYFIEDGKKVPAV; encoded by the exons ATGGCGGAAAAGCCACAACCGCTTCACGTAGTTTACTGTGGAGTATGCGGGTTACCCCCAGAGTACTGCGAATTCGGACCGGATTTTGAGAAATGCAAACCCTGGTTGATCCAAAACGCTCCCGATCTCTATCCTGATCTCCTCAAAG AGGCGGAGGCGAAGGCGAAGGAAGCTGATAAAATCTCGGGTCAACTTCAGTCCACCTCAATTTCTGATG GTTCTTCTGCCTCCAAGCCTGAGGAAGTTAAACGTCTTCCGGGtggaaaagtcaaaaagaaa gAGAAGCAGGAAATTATAATTGAAAAGGTGACACGTAACAAAAGAAAGTGCATCACCACAGTGAAGGGCCTGGAGCTTTTTG GTGTTAAACTAAGTGATGCTTCAAAGAAGCTTGGTAAAAAGTTTGCTACTGGTGCTTCTGTAGTTAAG GGCCCAACTGAGAAAGAGCAGATTGATGTTCAAGGAGACATAGCCTATGATATCGTGGACTTTATTACAGAGACCTGGCCTGAT GTTCCAGAAGCTGCAATTTACTTCATCGAGGACGGGAAGAAGGTTCCAGCTGTTTGA